One part of the Thermanaeromonas sp. C210 genome encodes these proteins:
- a CDS encoding secondary thiamine-phosphate synthase enzyme YjbQ — MKSYTKYLWFNTERRREYINITGEVEKAVEESGIQEGMVLVSAMHITAGVYVNDAEPGIIQDIDEMLEKLAPYGRPYRHHRTGEDNGDAHLKSILVHHQVVVPVTGGKLDLGPWQQIYYAEFDGQRRKRVVIKVMGE, encoded by the coding sequence ATGAAGTCCTACACCAAATACCTCTGGTTTAACACCGAACGCCGCCGCGAGTACATCAACATAACGGGCGAAGTGGAAAAGGCCGTGGAAGAGAGCGGCATCCAGGAAGGTATGGTCCTGGTGTCGGCCATGCACATCACGGCCGGCGTGTACGTCAACGACGCCGAGCCGGGCATCATCCAGGACATAGACGAAATGCTGGAGAAGCTGGCCCCCTACGGCCGGCCCTACAGGCACCACCGGACGGGGGAGGATAACGGCGACGCCCACCTCAAAAGCATCCTCGTCCACCACCAGGTGGTGGTGCCGGTAACCGGGGGAAAGCTCGATCTGGGCCCGTGGCAGCAGATCTACTACGCCGAATTCGACGGGCAGAGGAGAAAAAGGGTGGTCATCAAAGTCATGGGCGAATGA